DNA from Neovison vison isolate M4711 chromosome 12, ASM_NN_V1, whole genome shotgun sequence:
TCAGTGactacattttcatttattttaaatctttcagGGAACGGATTTCAAGTTGCCCCGTTAGGGGGCAACCTCCAACCAGGGCCAAGGGGTCCCCCCAGGCCACTGAGCGGTGAGCAAACAAGTCTCCAAATTTTCTTTTGGGACTGAAGTTTACCCACCGTGAATTCTCTTTCCTTTATCTGGTCCAAACCACCAGTGCAGTCGGTGGCGAAGCAAAAAGCCACGTTCACGTTCCTGCACCGTAATGACGGACGAACTGAGGGAGTAGCATTTCCGAGCCGAGGAAGCCCTGGCTGCCCCGCACCCCCCGGcgcctccaccccctcccccagctgactGCAACGCCTTTGGGAAGATGAATAGCTTGGCCgaagttgtttttcctttccGGTGGCCCTGATCAGGTGTCCccgccccctcctgcctctcgcCTTCCCTCGTAGCCTGCTCCCGACACCCACTCCTGGCCCggcccctcctcccccgcccccctccggGCTGGACCGCGGATGGTACGTTCCGCACGTGAGCTGGGTGCTGGTCTGGCCGGCGACGCGCGTGCCCTGTGGCCAAACACTGCCCGGAGTGAGAGCAAACTACCAGCGCAGTGGGGACGGCGcgagtgtgcgtgcgtgtgtgtgcgtgtgtgcgagAGAGCGAGCGCGGTGGGAGGGGGGGAACCAACTGCTTCACACTTTCAACACTGCactgaagaagggagagagagagactggagacGCACAGATCCCCCCAAGATCTCCCAAAGCTATCGTCCCACAGATTATAGAACAGAACCCCAAAAATCGAAACAGAGGAAGCGGACAGCGGTTGAACATGGACGAAGGAATTCCTCATTTGCAAGAGAGACAGTTACTGGAACATAGAGATTTTATAGGGTAAGGTGCACGCACCCTTGCGTATATCTGTCTAGgcttcagtttgattttttttttttcttctccagaaaGTGGTATGGATCGGGCAAGGACAGTGCCCCTCCCCGAATGGGTGCCTGATGCTGATTTCTGTTTTGCAGACTGGACTATTCCTCTTTGTATATGTGTAAGCCCAAAAGAAGCATGAAGCGAGACGATAGCAAGGTAAGTGTAAGTTTCCGATGTTCCCCATAACCTGCCTGGATAGTTAATTAGGGCCATTGATTTCACAGCGAAGCTCTGCCCGCAAATATATTCCAGCCCTTGAGGTTCCCCAACTGTGAATTTTAAGTGGTTTGCTGGATACTCTCAGGGGGAGATTAAACATCACACCTGAATTCAAATTGCATTTCGGAACAGTCCAGAGCAAAGGGTTTCTTGGGCATAGTTTATCACATAATatgggggggtgttgggggggctTATTGTCTTATCCAATAAATGTGTAGCTTATTGTTGTCTTTCTTCCATGATTGTCGTATATTAAGGATACCTACAAATTACCGCACAgattaatagaaaagaaaagaagagatcgAATTAATGAATGCATTGCTCAGCTGAAAGATTTACTGCCTGAACATCTGAAGTTGACAGTAAGATGCACATTTTCATTCTTTGCTGCTCTCCAAGGGTGTGTTAATAGCTTGGTACTACTCCCAGAGATATAAGAATAAATGTAAATAGCATAAGCCTTACTACTTGTGCTGTAGTGTAGAGTTTCCCACAAACTCAAGAGTAGGTGCTCACAACTGAAGGCAAGAAGTATGTATAACCCGTCTTCTGGAAAGCTCAAGAAGTATAGGAATAGTTACTTCTTTCCGAGTCTTTGCTTAAGTTGctgtgctgagtggagagccaatcaagccaaatatgtgtttttaGTAACCAAGTGCCCCCTTCTCTTTTGCACCATTGCAGACTCTGGGGCATCTGGAGAAAGCGGTAGTCTTGGAATTAACTTTAAAACACTTAAAAGCTTTAACAGCCTTAACCGAACAGCAGCATCAGAAGATAATTGCTTTACAGAATGGTAAGTCAGTTCAAGGAGGCCAGCTCCCCCTGATGAACCCAGGCAGCCCACAGAGGGGCAGTGTTTaggactctccccaccccctccttcctcgGGCCCACGGGCTCACTCTCATTTGTTAAATTGCTTATACTTTCCCTTCGTTGGAAAGTGCCCATTTCCCGAAGCATCCTGGAGGCTTTCAGCCGAACTCAGAggaatcagatttttatttaaagtggcGGTTGCGCTCTCCACTTTGGCTTTTCAGTTGGGAGTAGAGCGCccccctgcttcccacccccgccaccccaccccaccccccaccccgcccctcggCAACCGGTGGATTATATCACCCGAATACAGAGGAAAAACCGAGATCCCTTTAGTCAATGTAGGGCCCACGTGATAAGCAGATGTTTTAACGTCGGTATTTTTCTTGTTGCCTCcattcctctgccccacccccacccccttcctcgtCCTAGGGGAGCGATCTCTGAAATCGCCCATTCAGTCCGACTTGGATGCGTTCCACTCGGGATTTCAAACATGCGCCAAAGAAGTCTTGCAATACCTCTCCCGGTTTGAGAGCTGGACGCCTAGGGAGCAGCGGTGTGTCCAGCTGATCAACCACTTGCACGCCGTGGCCACCCAGTTCTTGCCCACCCCCCAGCTGTTGACTCAACAGGTTCCTCTGAGCAAAGGCTCCGGCGCGCCCTCGGTCGCCGCCCCCGCAGGGTCCGCGGCCGCCCCCTGCCTGGAGCGCGGGGGGCAGAAGCTTGAGCCCCTCGCCCACTGCGTGCCGGTCATCCAGCGGACTCAGCCTAGCGCCGAGCTCGCCGCCGAGAACGACACGGACACCGACAGCGGCTACGGCGGCGAGGCCGAGGCGAGGCCGGACCGCGAGAAGGGCAAGGGCTCCGGGGCGGGCCGCGTCACCATCAAGCAGGAGCCCCCCGGAGAGGACTCGCCGGCGCCCAAGAGGATGAAGCTGGATTCTCGCgttggcggcggcggcggcggcggcctggGGGGCGgcgcggcggcagcggcggccgcGCTCCTGGGGCCCGACCCGGCCGCCGCCGCAGCACTGCTGAGACCCGACGCCGCCCTGCTCAGCTCGCTGGTGGCGTTCGGCGGAGGCGGGGGCGCGCCCTTCGCGcagcccgccgccgccgcggccgccgcggcccccttctgcctgcccttCTACTTCCTCTCGCCTTCTGCGGCGGCCGCCTACGTGCAGCCCTTCCTGGACAAGAGTGGCCTGGAGAAGTACCTGTACCCggcggccgccgccgccccgtTCCCACTGCTGTACCCCGGCATCCCCGcgcccgcggccgccgccgccgcagccgccgccgcagccgccgccgccgccttcccCTGCCTGTCGTCGGTGTTGTCGCCCCCTCCGGAGAAAGCCGGCGCCGCCGCCGCGACCCTCTTACCGCACGAGGTGGCGCCCCCTGGGGCGCTGCACCCCCCGCACTCGCATGGCCGCACCCACCTGTCCTTCGCCGGCGCCCGCGAGCCCGGGAACCCGGAGAGCTCCGCTCAGGAAGATCCCTCGCAGCCAGGAAAGGAAACCCACTGAATCCTCGCCCCCTTTCTTAGACAGGACGAGGGTTGTCGcggaataataatattaataagtaaAACACCCTTAACGTTTTTAAGGGAGGAAGTGTAATAGATGCACGACGggcttttaaaacaacaacacagGTGTTTTGTGTACATTCGGAGTTCCTGTTTTGCTCACCCCTCACCACCCCACCCTCCGCACACTAACGGCCCTTTCTTCCCTCACCAGCTATAAAAGAACCTCTGCAATATTGATACTTTCTTTAAAGAATTCGCCCAAATCAGTTTTGCCTTTCTTTAGGCCATgttccattatatttttaaaatgcagaaccTATTTCCGGAGGGAGAAGGGTCTGCTCCGTGGGGGAGCTGACGGAACCAGGGTAGGGGAACTGGGGCCCAGGAGTTGACCTCCAAAAGCCAGTGGGTAGTTCCTATCAGCCCGCACGCATAACTCTCCCACCTGCTTCAGGAGGCGTTCCACGGGCAGAAAGAGGATCTTTCAGAATTGAATTTACTCTTCAGTATTTTATAATGTTCAGCTTTTTAAAAggcatatatttttcaaagaggaaGAAGTGAGGATCCAGTCACTTACGTTGCAACCTCTTCTGAAGTGGTTTGAATGGTATCCCTTAGTAACTTGCTCTTGTTTAAAGAGACTCAGAGTTGGGCTGTTGGCAGAACTgagtcagggaaggagatggaTGAGGAAGGCCAGAATCATTCCTGGTACATTTACTAGCACTTTATGGAGAAATTAACCGTGAATTAATTGACGTGTcttaatttcattatttcatatatatatacatatacatatatgtatatatatatatatatagtgcatcTATTCCCACCTTGTCATTATTTAATTCACCATGTTTTAAGTTGTTATAATcttgctgtaaaaaaaaaaaaaaaaggaatgtgcactgaacttaaaaacaaatccaaaatgaTTTCTCCTATTTTCTGTTAAATAGCAAAAGTGGAGGAAAGCATTAAACTGGTCAGTTTTGATTGGAAATGCTGTAAAGATGTGGAATGAAGCCTTGGGAGGCCTTCCTATCTCCAAGTCTATGTATTTTCTGGAGACCAAACCAGATACCAGATAATCACAAAGAAAGCTTTTTTAATAAGGCTTAAACCAAGACCTTGTCTAGATATTTTTAGTTTGTTGCCAAGGTAGCACTGTGAGAAATCTCACTTGAATGTTATGTAAGGGGTGAGACACAACAGTCTGACTATAAGTGAAGAAAATATCTGGGTCTTTTAGTCAGTTTGGTGcatttgctgctgctgttgctactGTTTGCCTCAAACGCTGTGTTTAAACAACGTTAAACTCTTAGCCTACAAGGTGGCTCTTATGTACATAGTTGTTAATACATCCAATTAATGATGTCTGACATGCTATTTTTGTAGGGAGAAACTATGTGCTAATGATATTTTGAGTTAAAATACCTTTTGGGGAGGATTTGCTGAAAAGTTGCACTTTTGTTACAATGCTTATGCTTGGTACAAGCTTATGCTgtcttaaattattaaaaaaaaataaataccgtCTGCAAGAAACCAGCTGGTTTAGAAAATTTTAGTATGTGAAGATAAACTAGAAATTATCTTTATATTCTAGTATTTTCAGCACTCCGTAAATTCTATTACCTAAATATTGCCACActattttgtgattttaaaattcttactaaggaataaaaactttaatataCGATACAAGATTGTCTAATAATTAAAAAGGCATGATGCTCCATTAGTTTTAAGGTATCTATAAATTTAGGGATGAAAGTTATTAACATTCTCAGATATATACAACTTTGTCATTGACTTGATAGCCCACGTTTCCAGTTTCTTACAAGCCttcaggctctggctgtgtctgCCTACTTGTTTCCAATGTATCTCAATGAAAAGTGCAAAAGAAAAACCTACCAATCCCTTGCGTGGTCTGTTTATGTTAGACCCAATTTGCTCATGATTTTGATTGATTAATTTTTGACTTCTCATCTTAATTCCAGACAGACTTTTGGATGGTCTGGCATTTCTTCTTCACTGGGTCCCGAATAAATACACTGCCACTTTGGGGTGCTTAactttcttcttatatttttagCTCCTTAACCTTTATAAAAGAATTCTCTTGAGGGACTTAATCATGGaattcaaggaaaagaaataaattagttGTAGGCTTTTCACAGATTCATGGCCAAATCCGTGATTTGATATGGGAAGGATTGtcaatttttcatttcaataacCTTCACAAACCCCTTGATTTTTGAAAGGTGTTGAAATAATAGTCAAAATTTATAAGATGTAGAAAAAGTGCTCCCTCTGCTGACTTATGGCAAACAAACTACCAAGTCCTAGAATGTGGAGCCAAAGGAACCTCAGAGATTAATTTGTCAAGCCCCCTGCATTTTACAATATGAAGTCCAGAGCTATTCTATACCCTCCTAAGATCAGACAAATAGCTACCTGTAGCTAGCAAAAGAGACCAAGATCTACTGCATCCCCGAGTCAGTAAACTACCTACCACCACAGCATCTTCAACACATAAACTGAATTTGATTGGACAGCATTCATGAAACGTCATAAACCACAAGaacaaaggaagtaaaaattaCCATTAGAAAACCATGTAGGATTTTGGAGCATTGTAATCTACTGAACTTAGAAAAATATTGTCTAACTCAGAATAATTGGAAAAAGccgtattttaagtattttgagcTACATCGTAATGTCCTACTGTAATAATACTAGTTTCATAACCAAAAAAGATTCAAATTTAATTGGAGAACAATAGATGTTTTAGCAATTGTATAATTTCGGTATGATAAAGTAAAAAACCTTAGGGTTGGACCAGATTTTATAGGTCAGTTATTTAGTCCAAATGCCAATGTACTTACATGGTAATAAGATAAAGTTAGAttttcagaactgaaaaataatacTGTCTACATGGCATCTGAAATGTGTTATTTTGGTAATTgattattttatgaattaaaaCACTGGAGTAATGACTGCAGGAATGATTCACAAGGATGGTCCTATACCTGCAGTGGTGAACTTTAAGAAAAAACGTGTTGTAATATATGTGATTTTTCAACCTAAGACAAATACCAATCGTGGGTTAGTGCTGCTTGTATACATATAGTATACCTATAGTATTATGCCATTTGATTTTGCATACATATATTTCTCAGCAAACATTATTCTGAATTGATAAGTGGCCTTTTCCCCATAAAGAGCTAAGGCACTAGAAACTACATTTTAATAACTATTTAAAGTTTGCCTGGGGTTTTAGTTCCTATCATtgtgaaaagtattttttttttttatttagttctctGTTATTGGCCATGCAGGCCCTAAGTTTTGTTCAAAAGTAGGTAAAGGAAGCCTCAGCCTATTTCTGAATGTGTCACAGGTCAGTTCTGAACCTCTCCCTGGAAGGTGATTGCCAATCTGAGATCCTTAGAAGACAAGGCTGGGCAAACATACTAAGGCCTTTAGACGAAAATGTACAGAGCCCTCATGAACCAATGAAGGCCATTATAATGCTAAAAGCTGGCTGTACTATGGTGATAATTGTCTTTTACTTCAGATGGCAATCTGATGTTTTCCATTAAACAAAAATTCGTAACCTACTGGACCCTCACATCAATACCCATTGTTCTGTGTTGCTTTACATCAGCTCAAAATGGATATACTGTGTAGGCTTAAATACAGTGTTAAGTTCTAGTTTTCATAGAATTTAATAGAAGATTTACACAGAAAATTATCACATATTTCCTGTGAGATTTATACTAAAAAACATGTTCAGCATGTACTTTAAAAAGAGGCTACTAGAAGGGATTTGGACATTTGTCTTATAATTGGGCTGCTCACACTAGTTCAGTGATTCCGTACTGGCAACTCCGAACAAATGTCAaactatatctttttaaaagttgatattttaaaattctgaatccAGTGATGTCCAAGTTATCTGGCCTCAGAGAACGATATGTGACCCCATGAAACAATGATTCAGAAAACTGAAGCTTCTATGGTCAAATGCCatattgtttatcttttcttttctttatttccttacttttttttttagctgaaagCTTACTCCAATATGTTACATGTGTCCTCTAAAGTGTCTAAATATGTCTTAGAAAAAAGTACCCTTTCCGTAGTTATCCATCCTCAATAAATCAGGGTCACCATGATAAACATCACTTTTGCACAATGCATGTCATCTGGGAGTACTGGGATCTGTGCTAAATTCTTTTTGAGTTCTTCTATCTGCTTTTTATAGGTTTTTCAGTCTCTTTACTCATGATCAGGCTGCCAACTGTCACTTCTTGATGCGTCAGAGTGCCTGCCTCCAACTTATCTAATTTGCTATCTCTGACTTACTGTGGCCTGGGAAACCAGTTAACCAAAACCACACCCATTTGGAAATGTGtctaaaattagaataaatagGCTCTACCAGAAGTATCTGAGGGGCACTTTTCTAAATTGTGTGAGCATGTACAATCAGTAACGTGTTTCTCCCacaatctttttttcctcttcatttcttttgttttgcacaTTCTCAGCAATATTCCCTATCAGAACACTTATGCAAAAGCCctgatattttatgtatttttgataaTCTTAGTACATAAAAAAGCAGCTTGCTAATGGCATTCTTCCACAACTAATCACAAAATACAGACATTTACACAACCGaaacaagttattttattttgtcaaaacttctttctctctgattGATAGGAATAGGGGACCAAGGGGTATTAGTGAAAACTAATTCAGCACTTTGATTCACGGATGACCCTGGCCCTGTTTCATTTCCTCCACCTCTGAGTTTTGGGAATATTGGGTGGCAGGTCCAGCAAAAGCATTCTGCAGAACTGGGAGGGAGGTTTTGAGGGCCACATGCTGACTCTGAATTTAGACACACCCGTCAGAGAGCTTCTGGTCAGAGGTTTCAGACTCCCTACTGATGGCAACACACTCCTTTTCTCCGTGCGCctctaaaatcaataaacagTGGGTATGGGGATACA
Protein-coding regions in this window:
- the BHLHE41 gene encoding class E basic helix-loop-helix protein 41 — encoded protein: MDEGIPHLQERQLLEHRDFIGLDYSSLYMCKPKRSMKRDDSKDTYKLPHRLIEKKRRDRINECIAQLKDLLPEHLKLTTLGHLEKAVVLELTLKHLKALTALTEQQHQKIIALQNGERSLKSPIQSDLDAFHSGFQTCAKEVLQYLSRFESWTPREQRCVQLINHLHAVATQFLPTPQLLTQQVPLSKGSGAPSVAAPAGSAAAPCLERGGQKLEPLAHCVPVIQRTQPSAELAAENDTDTDSGYGGEAEARPDREKGKGSGAGRVTIKQEPPGEDSPAPKRMKLDSRVGGGGGGGLGGGAAAAAAALLGPDPAAAAALLRPDAALLSSLVAFGGGGGAPFAQPAAAAAAAAPFCLPFYFLSPSAAAAYVQPFLDKSGLEKYLYPAAAAAPFPLLYPGIPAPAAAAAAAAAAAAAAAFPCLSSVLSPPPEKAGAAAATLLPHEVAPPGALHPPHSHGRTHLSFAGAREPGNPESSAQEDPSQPGKETH